Below is a window of Strix uralensis isolate ZFMK-TIS-50842 chromosome 8, bStrUra1, whole genome shotgun sequence DNA.
TTCTAAAATCTGTTAGTAAAACAAACTTCACAGCTAATTCACTTGAAACATATACCTCATTCTACCAAAGATTTTTTACTTAAAATCACatcattttaaaaggattttcatTTTGTCTCAGAAAAATTGGCTTTTGTTGAGAATGATGCctaacattttaaatacataaaaaaaataagcctACAACCTACAAACAATAGTACTTTCTACTCTGAGTAAGGTCCTTGGCTATTTGATGAGCGTTACTGCTGAGACTGCAAAGACAGCAAGGTGCTTCCAGGCACGTGCCAGGATACTATCTAAACTGGTATGGTACAGTCATCCTTGTTAAGGATATGCCTGTTACGGGCATTTTTCTTGTAATCTCCAAAATTTGCTACAAgacataaaataatgaaaatggaaatcaaGTGGCCACATTTTCTGGCTTTTTGAAATACACAAAACTTAAATCATTAATTCAGCACTGGTTTACTTCAGTTAAAATGTAGGCGTTGAAGAATTTTAATACAACTACAGCACAAAATTCTCAATCATTTAATCCAAAAAGATAACATATGTTAGGCCGGTATGATCTAACAGTTTATTCACTATATTATTCACAAATATCACAATGTTTATTCATGATGTATGAGTGTTGTGTTCTTCAGTTTATTTGTCCTGAGAGGCTACCTCACGTAAAAATTCTCCACCTTGGTCATTTTATAAAAAGCCCAATctcctcagaaataaaaaccaattCTGTTACTGAATACGGAAAGTAGAACATTGTATGTTTGATCATCTCCCCACTGTAAAGGATGGTAACAATCACAGAAACAGTTCAACAAcacaaaattattaaaagttttaaacagtacaattttaatttaaagttctGTATCCGAAGCAATAATTATATCATGAGACCTCCAAAAAGAATCGCTGCATTTTAAGAAGGTTTTTAGCATTGGACTGACTGAAAATTCCACATTTAATTGATGCTGTCATACCTTAGGTAACACTTTGGAGAAAAAAGTTTGTTCCAAATCTGCAAGGCTGATATGGGGCAAAAACATTTCGGTCAGGATCCTCAAAACAcctacaaagcaaaacatttataaaaccttacaggaaaaaatgtgattATCAGAAACATGTAACAACCTACTAGACAAAACAAAGAACTACATCAAGCAGAAACAGATCAGATATTTGATTCTGAGAGAGGCAGCGTAACATTTAGCAGGTATGCATTATCTGAAAAATTACTTAACACTAACAGCTCCAACATGCATAAACCCATCAATAATAGCATCACATCTGACTATGCTTAGCTGAAGGCTGAGCACAACTGTTTGGCCATGGAACTAGGATTTTCCATGTTCCAAACTGCAAATAATTGCACATTTAATGCGCTGGTTGGCACTAATACATAACTTAACCATGAACGTTAACAAGACTCCTAAACAGTTACATATCAGCCTCATTTTCTTATCGCTATCAGGTATTACAAAAGCTTTGCCACCTGTAAGATAACAGccaaaaatacaataaaatagaaGACAAAAAGCACCCTTCTTTCAAGTACCTAAAAATgagaagtgggaaagaaaaagctttacaTGCATAGCTACTTTATTCAACATGCAATTCGTGTAACATGCAAGCTCCAGCAGGACTGTTGAAGACTGTGAAGGTCACTAGTTATTGCATAAGTATTTTTAAGTAGTGTAGAATTTATAATGCGTTGCAAAACAATGATCCATAGGAAGAAGAGATACTTCTTGGTCACTACTTACGAATATGCTCAGTCCAGTCTTCAGACTCTTGATACATAGAGTAAAAACGTTAAAGAAACTTAAACTCATTCTACCATAAAGGTTATCTTTAAAGCGTCTGTAGAAGTCACAGCGACTTCTTTCATGCTGTCCCATGTACACTTCATCCACCGTATGAAATAGGTAGGGATGCTCCGTAAGCAGTGTGGGCAGATACACCTCAGCACCCACATGACCAGCACAAGTATTTCTACAATATACTGGGAGAgtaagttgggggggggggctggggtgctgggaggagtTCTCTACAGTGCTAAATGAACCACACGCTCTTTTCTACCGTGATCTTTTATTTCAGCGAAAGGCTGTACTCATTTCCAGTGAAGCAGCCGGCTCCCAGATTTTCTGTCCTGTGTCAGCCCTTCACAAAGGGCGCACCGCGTTCCCTCCCACGGATTTACTTGCTTGAACTGTACAAGGCTGAATGAGgaacacccccacacccccccgccatTTCGGGGTGGCTCCCCACAGCCACCCAACAGCCGAACCGCCCATCCTGGGAAGGATATAAGGAGCCGGGGCAGGACGGCGGGCAGCTCCCGGCGGCAGAGATCCCAGTCCCAGCTTCCCAACTCTTGCAGGAGCAGCTCGGGGTCTGTCTGGGACATGGCGCCGGCTCCGCTCCCCTcagggccgggcagcggcgggaaAAAGTTACCTCCGCTGTCCCAGCAGCCTCCGCGCATGCGCTTACGGAAGCGGAAGGGGCCGCGCGCCACGTGGGAGAAGCGGAGGGTGAGCGCGTCCTGCAACCGGGGCCTGAACGGGCAcaaccggggaggggggaaaccgCGACCGCGTCTCCTCGTCCGGCCTGCGTGCATCAGCCAGGGCGTAGGGAAGGTGGGTCTTAACAGCCTCTGCGCGCGTTGTTTTTGCGTGGCTTGAAACGCGAGTTTTACCGGAATGAGCGGCCACCCTGGTTTCCCTGCATATACCTACATTGCGCCAGAGGTGCGGTCACTGGTAATGCTGTATTTTCGTAAATTTaaatgggttttttaaaatgaaaattaggGTGCTACAAGTAGACGGCTTGCTTGTGCTAATATTTGGCAGTTTAAAGATACGTAAAACTATTTATTCTCTTTCCAGAAGTAATTCACCTGATTCATCGGCAAAATCTGATACTCTGCCTGCAAAGCATCCTTCCCTTTAGCGATAGCTACATAAAAACAtcctctgaaagaaaacagaagaaaaaaaaaaatcattgtatcACTGTTGCTCTTAGATGAATATTTCTGGCTGTAACAGCTTAagctgacttttttcttttactgtgatTCCTGAAAATGGCTTTtcgatttaatttttttatcgATGAAAATGAGAACAATGAACCAGACACAAATGATAAGATGGACTTGCAGCTGTGCTCTCCAAAACAGAAGCAGGAATCCGCAGAAAAGAGCAAGCAAGCTGCTGATACCGTAGCAGACTCCAGCCTAAGGCGGGGTACCGACAAGCACCAAGATGAGACACCATCAAAGAAAAAGTTGTGCTTGAAAGCTGCCAAGGAGCACAATATACCAGAAGATCTCAACCAAGTATTGGAAAATAAAGTCTTGGAAACAGTATCGGACCTGTATTACATAAATATGTCTGCAGTGGAAATGACATGTTTGGATGGCGGCGATGAAGAGGGCATCGTGTCCAAAAGTGTTTCTTCTCATTCTGATCTCATCCCAGGAGTCTATGAGGGAGGACTGAAAATCTGGGAATGCACCTTTGATCTCATAGAATACCTTTCCGAGGCTGAAATAGAGTTTACCAACAAGACTGTATTGGATCTTGGCTGTGGGGCTGGACTGCTGGGAATAGTTGCTTTAAGGGGTAAAGCTGAAAAAGTCCATTTTCAGGACTACAACAGCACAGTAATTGACAAAATAACCTTGCCTAATGTGGTGGCTAACTGTCGAAATGAAAGCAGTAGGGGGGACAGCGGAGACAGAAAAACTAGCAAGCCTCCTTTGAAGAGGCCCAGGAAAGCAGAGTGCTTACCTGATGTGCTCaccaaatgcagatttttttctggagAGTGGTCCGAGGTCAGCCAGCTCCTGTTAAGCAGCAACAAAGCCTTTTCAAAGTACGATATAATTCTCACATCTGAGACCATCTATAATCCTGACTACTACAGTGCTTTGCATGACACACTGGCTCAGCTCTTGGATAGAAATGGCCATGTGTATTTGGCAAGCAAAGCACATTATTTTGGGGTTGGCGGTGGTATCTACCTCTTTGAGAAATTCATTGAAGAGAGAAATGTGTTTAGGAGCAGCATAGTTAAAATAATTGATAAAGGACTGCAGCGATGTATAATGGAAATGGCCTTTAAAGATTCCAGTTAAAATTCAACCACAGGTCCttcaaaaatatcagaaagattAAAAGTTTTAATCCtcatctctctctgctttttcctctgttgaaTTATTCTGGTTTGAAAAATTAAGGATGCTAGTTATTGAAATCTTTGACAAGTGGTGTCTAGAAGCAAAGGACGCTTCCAATTCTAAAGTGGAGTTCTGCTTAAACCACCATGTTTATGCCAATTAATTGTCATttatatgtattttgaaatgaaacaagcCACTGACCCCATCAGTGAGCACAGCCTGAACCAGGTGAGGAAGCGGTTCCCAGGGGTCAGGCTCCCACCTCGGATCCGGTTTAACTGCAGCAGCCGATTTCAGAATCGCCTGCGTGCCCGTGAGCTCTGCTGCTTTGCCGCCAGAGGGGGATGTCACTGTATTTATCACTTCGCTTCTGCTAGCAATCTCAGAGCCTCTGTAATGTTTCCATATGTAATACACACACGACTTTTATTCAAGCCTTTGGAAAAAAAGTGTACCAGAGAGTATTTACCATTGTGGTCTAAGTCTTCACATTCAGATTTTGACATTATCACTCTCAAGAAAAGTTCAGCAAGTAATTGAAAATAGCCATACTGTTTTTAGAAATTAGTAAAACTGATTTCTGGTTTAGAAGCTGAGTTGAGAGAAGACTGTACACAAGAGAAGTTCCTTACAACAACCAACCAATAAACGTACAAATGCAGTCTAGGCAACTGGAGGATGACAGAACTGAGCTTTAGGTGACAAGTGGGAAAGGAGATAAACTGCATTATTACAGCTGTAGATTGCTGACTAGAGTGCTGTACTgggctgggggttttttggttgttttttttctttttacaaggtttttttcagaaactaaaCTGCTCATACGCTATTACCCATTTTCAAAACTTGCTAGGGGCAGTACTGAACACTGACACCTCTTCAATCTTTTCAGCAGTTTGGCAGGGCAGCAAGCATTCTGAAAAGCTGGTGTACAAGTCACTCCTGTCTCCTAGGCTGAATATAGTGATGTTGCTGAAGAAATTACCTTACCATAACCCCAAACCCAACTACAAAACCTGGTAATACAAACTTGGAGACAGTCGAGCACTGCAGTAAACTGGATGCAAGAATACTCAGTGTAGGGGAGCAAGGACAATAGTCTGAGGGGATGGAAAGGAACTTTCTACAGCAATGACCTGCATCACTATTACATTAAGTTCCCATCCTTGAAGGCTCTGGAAATCAACTGCAAGATTCCTATTTTGACCATGTTGCTATTAAGATAGTCATAGAGGGTTTCCTGTACTTTACACAAGAGCCTTAACTACCATTTCAAAAACAATTGTAAGTAGACTATTTTAAAGGGATGCTTCGGAAACCACTGAAGTTGTTCTTTTGtagaggaaaaaagcagctgtgCCATGGCTGTGATTGCACTTTGGAATTTTTCTGCATCAACTCAAATTTACTGATGACAGACAACTGCTAACTACAGATTGAAGAACAAAATGAAGTTTTAGCTTTGGCAGATCAATAAAGTACTGTTAACAGTTCTTTTTTTGTCAAAACTGGGAAGTTGGAAACAAAGTGACTACCGCTTACCATTTTTCAAGCTTCAGTCATAAGACAAATGGTGGCTTGCACGCAGTGACTGAATAGCTTGTTCTACACCTGCTAGGTTTAGTGCAGTTTCAGAGAACAAAGTAATGAGGAAAGTTGACCATTATGAGAATATGGTTAAAAAGAGTCTCATGTATTATTGACGAGTAAATGAAGGCGGCACTTACAATCTTCTACCATAATGCTTCCTTTTGAAAATACTCCACAATCAAACTCAGTCTTGGGGTTACTATACTACTCCTTTGCTCAGCATCCTCATTCTTGGATTGCTCAGACAGCCGTTTTCATGCAAATACAGAATCagtttttttttaagacttaagACTGTTAGAGCTACCATCACACAGTGATCGCACACCTGCAAAACAGGAAACCCCACACAGTATAATTTAAGTTCCCATTTCAGAATTATAGATCAGAATTAATAAAGGATGTTTTTCTCAGGTGAAATCAGCAAAATTAGCATTGGGATTTCCATAATTCCAGATGAGTTCTATTCTAGTCTTAAAATTCAGCAGATACATGCTAAGAGGAAGCAGAATTCAACACTTAGTGTTGTAGGCTGGTTGTTCTGTTGCTGTTTCAACATCCAATAATACTAGTTTCCCTGATCTAAATTAAGGCTTTCTCTACTTGCCAAATCATCACCACCTTAGTGACCAGTTCCCTGCTTCTCTTCATGATCTGGAATAAGAATCTTTCACTTACAATATTTGTACATGTTCATTTCCCTAGCTAGTAACATTTCCCCAAATGACATTGCACTAGAAAACAGCAGAATTGGGAGGACCCTCAAAAGTGTTTTTTTGATGACACAATAAACCCTTATATCAGGGCCAATTCCTTGCATGAAGAAACAAAAGGTAGAGGTCAGCTGGTAACTCAGTTTATCAGCTCATTCCAAATCATCACTCCCTtttctcccctcaccccatcCCTTTGCTTTTTGAAAGAGTCATCACAATAAGAAATCCGGTCTAAATTATGTCCTTCCCGTAAGTATTGTGGAGAGAAACATTAAAATCAGTCATTAAACTTCTCAGGAAACTAAACTGAAAACCTTGTTTGTTTTAACAGGCGCTGATGACTTCCCTTTGAAGGCTATTTGCTAGTTTTGGGAAATGAGGCtattaaaaagatcagttttgaATACTGGCACCAATTACAGTTGTTTTACTAAAGCTTATGGGAAAAAACCCATGAGGAAAATCGAAGTGGGAAGTGCCCAATTTGCAAATTATTGACTCATATGCTATTCTTGGTTATTAGGTACACAGGCATTTAATCACCTTCTGAAATCAAAATCTTGTTAAGAAAAATCAAACCTGCAGTCAGTGTTATCATGGCATTTGGAGTGGTGCAGCCAGAAGACTATTTCACAAGAGTGTAAAGAGAACCACAAACAGTAGATGCAAAAGCATGTAAGGATGCTGGGGGGGGAAGGTCCAGGCTGCATGTGGGGGGAAGTCAACCAAGAGACCTGCAGCACCAGGTTCAAGAGATCCTGCTCCCATGTGATTACTGGGATGGCAATACCTGGAACTCTTCTGAAGAGGAAGGGACTGAAAAATTTAAGGATGAGAACAGGAAACTCCTCTCTGTCCAAACCAATCCAAAGACACAGAAGGGTGACATAAAATGGGCAATTAATGTAATAAGCCAGTAAGGGCAGGATTTTTTTGTGACGGAAACAGGACTAAAGCCTCTCAAATTTCACAGTTTGTACTTAGAGTCACATagacattgaaaagaaaaagccactCTATACCACCAGATACTGGTAGGTAAGTGCAGTAGGAACCACAGCAAAGGGAAGAACCAGGCTTTATATACAAATCCTTCTTGAAGACTGCAACAATGTAAGCATAAGAACAAAAGGTACTCCCTTGAAATCCACAACAGCATTAAAGGAAGACTGTCAGGAAACAAGTGAAAATTGTAGCAAGTAACTTCACAACTGAAGGGCAACATCCTGCCACAACAGGAGGAAGCAGGTGCTGTAAGGTAATTCAGACACTGCCTAGgtgtactggctctggctgggaggTAGTTAACTATAATTATTgctataaaaaaaggaaaaggcatcATTATAGGGAATAAAAGGAGTACAGGGAATCAGAATGAAACAAGTATTGTCAGAATTTGACACTGCCATCAGTCTGCTATAGTGAAGAATCTTATAGGAACACAGAAGATACTGATCACTACTTGTGTGGAAcacaaatactgcattttcaaaaCCATGGAGTAAACTGAAGATTTAGATCATTGGTGAAGAACTGTAACAGTCAGCCCTTCCCTCCAATTTTTGTAAATGTGGATAAGAAAGTTGAAAAGCCTAAAGAGCaatagaaaataaaggaaactgaAAACCCTGTGGTCACAAGACCAGGGAACAGGTTTGGTCCTGCGGCATTTTAAGTTGATGGGAAAACTCTGATGTATCCTACGATATATTGATGAGACAGGATTGGATGAAAGCAAACTGGAGGTAACATGATGTGGGAGTGTTTAATTAGATGGCATgtcaaaaggagaggaaaaaggctTAGAACTGCAGATTCTGCACAAAGGGATGATCTGAAAAATAAGATATATCTGGGGATTACTAACCGTATTATAAATTACATCAGAGTCCAGTTACTCCAGATTTATGGTAATATATATAGAAGACATGTTCAATTTTATTTATCAAAGTACAACTCACAGTTACCAGTTTTGAACTGGTTGTTGTGTTCATAAGTAGCTGATTTATTTCTTGTCATCTGACCATGTAATTTCATAATCTGTATACACTTTTTTCAGTATCTCTACAGTCACCGAATGATCTGCTTTTCCATAGCCCTGCAAGAAAGAACAAATGCTTATTAGACATGTACAGAAAGTAAGTCCACAGAACCATTCAGTTCTTGCCAACACAAATTATCCAGTTATGATTTGATACTTCAAGTAGTTCACATACAAATCAAATCCAGGTTCTAAAAGTTATCCTTGCAgtatcatgttttatttttctattgtcCTAATTCCCCCCCAAGCAGAGTTGTAGAAAATACATGTGATGGGGTAAAGCAATCTCAGGCAATAGAGGAAGCATTTTTCACATCATTTCTCCAGcagaaagtttgttttaaaatgttcccaACCCCTCAGCCACCATTCTTATTGAATGTTCTTTTAAACAACAGAGATCACATTACCCACTTCAATATATGAGCATACAAACATCTGATTTGGCTCAGCTGAAGGAAAAGGGAATAAGCCACCACATGTGTGAACATATAAGTACTATTCTAGCCATTAAAGAAATCATAgtcttcatgttttatttatttgcaatcTTGTCTTAGCTGGTAATGGCATAATTTTAAATATGCGTGCTCTTCAGTCACTGCAACTCCAAACTAAGGCAAGGTCAGATGACCCCTGTGATTTTTAACCCTCATTTAAATCACTGATCACAGTGTTACTCTTCTACTGAAATTTAAGGCAGCTGTAGTAGAAAGTGCCTTTCCATTACCGTCTTCTGACTTGAGTTACTATCTTGATTTCTTATTTCAGAACTACAAGTAAGTTCTTCCCTGTCAAAAAGCCTTTACTGCACAACAGTGCAGGTACTGACAAAAACCTGTGATTCACAGTAATATTTCATATGCAACTTAACTTGGAAGACTGAAGAAAGAGCTCAAGATTGCATTATCAAACAAAACAGGTACTCATTCATCACTGACTGCCCCAAAAGGAACAGCTTAAGTAAGCCAGCATTTAAACTGCACAGGTTAAAATTATTGATGCAttataaaacacaaacttttcaAAAATACTAGGTAATATAGTTATGTCAGAAATATGCAGGCTTACGCTGTCAGTTGTAAAGCAACAGACCTACAGATCACTCTTGCCTTGGTAATCACTTTGAAGACCCCATCTGGCTTTGCAAGTAATAGCACAGCATCTACTTCAGAAGAAGTCAATGACTATTTCTCTGGTTTACATAAAACACCAAGATAGTTCTGCTTCAGAGTCTGACAACAAATCTCCAAGTAAAGAGAAGCATTAAACCAATGTAATTAATATACAAACTCCTGAGCCTCCACGTCTCTTGTCTGACAGAAGCCCTCATGGTAATAAAACTCTGCTTTTACATGGTGCTCATCTGTAAGCATTAAGGTACTGAAACCAGAGAAACAAGGTGCTTTCCATAGACATTGCATTACAAGAGCAAGAGTTGACCACTGCCTCTACCACTAAACTGGCAGCTGAATTAATAATACTCTCATCTAAAAAATGCAATTATGATGAGGACCTACAATCACAAGAAGAATAGACTGCCTTAGTAGAATACACTGCCTTCCAACCCCAGACAAATCctgaagagcttttttttcttatgattcCAGGTGGCAAGAGTAATCTTGGAACAAAAGCAGGGCTaacatttaaaaacacttaaCTCATTCAAGGCCCAACCTTCACTGCTCATTTAAGGTAAGCAGGTTTAAGGTAACCATCACTTcctataaaaaattaaattaatagaaCTATTTTCTTCTTGTCTACATTAGAAGCCTAGAATCTTTACTCAGAGTATTACTAAAGAAGCAACTATGCTTCACAGAGCAACACCAGAAACAGACTATAGCATGGTCCCTAAGTTCATGAAATCATTACCACTGAATCTTTCATAAAGAAACTGAACTTACACTGAACAGTAACAGGTAACAAAAATGCTCAAGTTTCTGTATTCTTGTAAGCTACTTGTATTCCCATAAAAGTGCATTTATGTGAA
It encodes the following:
- the METTL18 gene encoding histidine protein methyltransferase 1 homolog; protein product: MAFRFNFFIDENENNEPDTNDKMDLQLCSPKQKQESAEKSKQAADTVADSSLRRGTDKHQDETPSKKKLCLKAAKEHNIPEDLNQVLENKVLETVSDLYYINMSAVEMTCLDGGDEEGIVSKSVSSHSDLIPGVYEGGLKIWECTFDLIEYLSEAEIEFTNKTVLDLGCGAGLLGIVALRGKAEKVHFQDYNSTVIDKITLPNVVANCRNESSRGDSGDRKTSKPPLKRPRKAECLPDVLTKCRFFSGEWSEVSQLLLSSNKAFSKYDIILTSETIYNPDYYSALHDTLAQLLDRNGHVYLASKAHYFGVGGGIYLFEKFIEERNVFRSSIVKIIDKGLQRCIMEMAFKDSS